Proteins encoded together in one Kitasatospora albolonga window:
- a CDS encoding monooxygenase, whose amino-acid sequence MRIGTFVLAAQFPGQGPGEALHRAVRSAEAAEESGLDSVWLAEHHFVPYGVCPSATTLAALLLGRTRRIRVGTAVSVLPSHHPVALGEQAALLHLTSGGRFSLGVGRGGPWVDLEVFGGGLDAYENGFPEALELLLDWLREPRVAGRGERFGFREVAVVPRADELLEGPAEGPSEGPEVIVACTSPTTVRLAAARALPMLLGMHCGDEEKAEMVALWRTAAREAGHPPEVVEGAAHVSAGVAQIEDGPGAATETLVKTMPGWLRQGLDAHVTVDGRHRVMRDPVAYTELLCGLHPVGPPRLAADRLAATAERTGITRFALLVEGSGDLAATEENVRRLGADVLPLLT is encoded by the coding sequence ATGCGCATCGGAACGTTCGTTCTGGCAGCCCAGTTCCCGGGTCAGGGGCCGGGTGAGGCCCTGCACCGGGCCGTCCGGTCCGCCGAGGCGGCGGAGGAGTCCGGGCTCGACTCGGTCTGGCTGGCCGAGCACCACTTCGTGCCGTACGGGGTCTGCCCGTCCGCCACCACGCTGGCCGCGCTGCTGCTGGGCCGGACGCGCAGAATCCGGGTCGGCACGGCCGTCAGCGTGCTGCCCAGCCACCACCCCGTGGCCCTCGGAGAGCAGGCCGCGCTGCTGCATCTGACCAGCGGCGGACGGTTCTCGCTCGGGGTGGGCCGGGGCGGTCCCTGGGTGGACCTGGAGGTCTTCGGCGGCGGTCTCGACGCGTACGAGAACGGCTTCCCCGAGGCGCTGGAGCTGCTGCTCGACTGGCTGCGGGAGCCGAGGGTCGCCGGGCGCGGGGAGCGGTTCGGCTTCCGCGAGGTGGCGGTGGTCCCGCGCGCGGACGAACTGCTGGAAGGACCGGCCGAGGGCCCCTCGGAGGGGCCGGAGGTGATCGTGGCGTGCACCTCCCCCACGACCGTACGGCTGGCCGCGGCCCGGGCGCTGCCGATGCTGCTGGGCATGCACTGCGGGGACGAGGAGAAGGCGGAGATGGTCGCCCTGTGGCGTACGGCGGCCCGGGAGGCCGGTCATCCGCCGGAGGTGGTCGAGGGGGCCGCACATGTGTCCGCCGGGGTGGCCCAGATCGAGGACGGGCCGGGGGCGGCGACGGAGACGCTCGTCAAGACCATGCCCGGCTGGCTGCGCCAGGGGCTGGACGCGCATGTCACGGTCGACGGCAGGCACCGCGTGATGCGGGACCCGGTGGCGTACACGGAACTGCTGTGCGGGCTGCATCCGGTGGGCCCGCCGCGGCTGGCCGCCGACCGGCTCGCGGCCACCGCCGAGCGGACCGGCATCACCCGCTTCGCCCTGCTGGTGGAGGGGTCCGGCGATCTCGCGGCGACCGAGGAGAACGTGCGGCGCCTGGGCGCGGACGTGCTGCCGCTGCTCACCTGA
- a CDS encoding ATP/GTP-binding protein, whose product MSPRRNRPRGGDRPDEHPGTAPGRYGGGGATESWQGEEWSVRPVSGASAQGKRYRCPGCDQEIPSGVPHLVAWPEFGGIDDRRHWHKACWNAKDRRTTRVQRSRNAPRH is encoded by the coding sequence GTGTCCCCGCGCCGCAACCGCCCCCGTGGCGGCGACCGTCCCGACGAACATCCCGGTACGGCCCCGGGGCGGTACGGCGGGGGAGGGGCCACCGAGAGCTGGCAGGGCGAGGAGTGGTCGGTGCGCCCGGTGAGCGGGGCGAGCGCCCAGGGCAAGCGGTACCGCTGCCCCGGCTGCGACCAGGAGATCCCCTCCGGCGTCCCGCACCTCGTCGCCTGGCCCGAGTTCGGCGGCATCGACGACCGCAGGCACTGGCACAAGGCGTGCTGGAACGCGAAGGACCGCCGCACCACACGGGTGCAGCGGTCCAGGAACGCACCGCGCCACTGA
- a CDS encoding ABC transporter permease, translated as MTTPAAEQAHEHPQPNLPHGHGLPVSYQSPIPIRRATLGDAIASEWTKIRSVRSTLWTLGVMIVLMMAIGLMSALLISAADTDLAGEPVVGLGFFGVLLGSICVITLGVLTIGSEYSTGMIRTTLTACPSRARVLTAKAIVFFLLTFVITTVTATVVAVIQTAILGGGGGSEGTGSVWLRATVGVGLYIAALGLVSLAVGAIIRHSAGAITIMIAVVLLPLVLALFMFAESLRGLQRFLFEYSIPNQLGALYGSTVTESGPSGWEPLLLMLGIAAVAMGGAYLLLDRRDV; from the coding sequence ATGACGACGCCGGCCGCCGAGCAGGCCCACGAGCACCCGCAGCCGAACCTGCCGCACGGTCACGGTCTGCCGGTCTCCTACCAGTCGCCTATCCCGATCCGCCGCGCCACGCTCGGCGACGCGATCGCCTCGGAGTGGACGAAGATCCGTTCCGTGCGCTCCACGCTGTGGACGCTGGGCGTGATGATCGTGCTGATGATGGCGATCGGCCTGATGTCCGCGCTGCTCATCTCCGCGGCCGACACCGATCTCGCGGGCGAGCCGGTCGTGGGCCTCGGCTTCTTCGGGGTGCTGCTGGGCTCGATCTGCGTGATCACCCTCGGCGTGCTGACCATCGGCTCCGAGTACAGCACCGGGATGATCCGTACGACGCTGACGGCGTGCCCGAGCCGGGCCAGGGTGCTGACGGCCAAGGCGATCGTCTTCTTCCTGCTGACCTTCGTGATCACCACGGTGACCGCCACGGTGGTCGCGGTGATCCAGACGGCGATCCTGGGCGGCGGCGGAGGCAGCGAAGGGACCGGCTCGGTGTGGCTGCGCGCCACGGTGGGCGTCGGGCTCTACATCGCGGCCCTCGGCCTGGTGTCGCTAGCGGTCGGCGCGATCATCCGGCACTCGGCGGGCGCCATCACGATCATGATCGCCGTGGTGCTGCTGCCGCTGGTCCTCGCGCTGTTCATGTTCGCCGAGAGCCTGCGCGGACTTCAGCGCTTCCTCTTCGAGTACTCGATCCCCAACCAGCTCGGCGCGCTGTACGGCTCGACGGTCACCGAGTCCGGCCCCTCCGGCTGGGAGCCGCTGCTGCTGATGCTGGGCATCGCGGCCGTGGCCATGGGCGGCGCCTATCTGCTGCTGGACCGGCGCGACGTCTGA
- a CDS encoding ABC transporter ATP-binding protein, producing the protein MIEAVGLTKRYGAKTAVDDLSFQVRPGAVTGFLGPNGSGKSTTMRMILGLDRPTAGHVTVCGHPYRSLPNAPRQVGALLDAKAVHGGRTARTHLLSLAQLAGIPARRVDEVLGVVGLQDVAKRRSSGFSLGMGQRLGIAAALLGDPQVLLFDEPVNGLDPEGIHWVRNLMKTLASEGRTVFVSSHLMSEMALTADHLIVIGRGRLLSDMSVTDFISANSADFARVRVPENAPEEREKLTSSLIEAGGGVLSEPDGALRVTGLPLPRISDLAHACDVRLWELSPHRASLEEAYMRMTQGVVDYRSTDDAKAGLLEPVQGPYGGAQGGYGGYGAEQGPGPLQPAEAAQQSWYAPPPPGQNPYAASGPAAAPVGQNPYAAPVPPAPAPAPTSTPEPSPADRAGEQQTSEDPR; encoded by the coding sequence ATGATCGAGGCAGTCGGCCTGACCAAGCGCTACGGCGCGAAGACGGCCGTGGACGACCTTTCCTTCCAGGTGCGGCCGGGGGCCGTCACCGGCTTCCTCGGTCCCAACGGGTCGGGGAAGTCCACGACCATGCGGATGATCCTCGGCCTGGACCGGCCGACGGCGGGCCATGTGACGGTCTGCGGGCACCCCTACCGGAGCCTGCCGAACGCGCCGCGCCAGGTGGGCGCGCTGCTGGACGCCAAGGCCGTGCACGGCGGGCGGACCGCCCGCACCCACCTGCTGTCGCTCGCCCAGCTGGCCGGGATTCCGGCCAGGCGGGTGGACGAGGTGCTCGGGGTCGTCGGCCTCCAGGACGTCGCCAAGCGGCGCTCCAGCGGCTTTTCGCTGGGGATGGGGCAGCGGCTGGGGATCGCGGCGGCGCTGCTCGGCGACCCGCAGGTGCTGCTCTTCGACGAGCCGGTCAACGGCCTGGACCCCGAGGGCATCCACTGGGTCCGCAACCTGATGAAGACGCTGGCGTCCGAGGGGCGCACGGTCTTCGTCTCCAGCCATCTGATGAGCGAGATGGCCCTCACCGCGGACCATCTGATCGTGATCGGGCGCGGCCGGCTGCTCTCCGACATGAGCGTCACCGACTTCATCTCGGCGAACTCCGCCGACTTCGCCCGGGTCCGGGTTCCCGAGAACGCCCCCGAGGAGCGCGAGAAGCTGACGTCCTCGCTCATCGAGGCGGGCGGCGGTGTGCTGTCCGAGCCGGACGGCGCTCTGCGCGTCACCGGCCTGCCGCTGCCGAGGATCAGCGACCTGGCCCACGCGTGCGACGTACGGCTCTGGGAGCTGTCGCCGCACCGGGCGTCGCTGGAGGAGGCGTACATGCGGATGACGCAGGGCGTCGTGGACTACCGCTCGACGGACGACGCCAAGGCAGGGCTCCTGGAGCCCGTGCAGGGGCCCTACGGGGGCGCTCAGGGCGGTTACGGGGGTTACGGGGCCGAGCAGGGCCCCGGGCCGCTCCAGCCCGCGGAGGCGGCCCAGCAGAGCTGGTACGCCCCGCCGCCGCCCGGACAGAACCCGTACGCGGCCTCCGGACCGGCCGCCGCGCCGGTCGGACAGAACCCGTACGCGGCACCCGTCCCGCCCGCGCCCGCGCCCGCCCCCACGTCCACCCCCGAGCCCTCCCCCGCCGACCGCGCCGGGGAGCAGCAGACCAGCGAGGACCCCCGATGA
- a CDS encoding ABC transporter permease, whose product MASVPAVLNSEWTKIRTVSSTTWTLICAFAVTVAMSAGIAALLNATFDDLPEAERLTFDPTLVSFSGTVLGQLAMIVFGVLVVGTEYSSGMIRTSLAAVPQRGTLLFSKITVAGVLALLVGLLTSFVSFFLCQALLGDRGTTLGEENVLRAVVGAGLYMGLIAIFSMGVTAMLRSSMLSMGILIPFFLLISSILTAVPYAKDVIRYFPDQAGSKIMQVVPEAMGSDPAPYGPWGGLGIMVAWVAAAVIGGYLVLKNRDA is encoded by the coding sequence ATGGCTTCGGTACCCGCTGTCCTGAACTCCGAGTGGACCAAGATCCGTACGGTCTCCTCCACCACCTGGACGCTCATCTGCGCGTTCGCCGTCACGGTCGCCATGAGCGCGGGCATCGCCGCTCTGCTGAACGCCACGTTCGACGACCTCCCCGAGGCCGAGCGGCTCACCTTCGACCCGACGCTCGTCAGCTTCTCCGGTACGGTGCTGGGCCAGCTCGCCATGATCGTGTTCGGGGTGCTCGTGGTCGGTACGGAGTACAGCTCCGGCATGATCCGCACCTCGCTGGCGGCCGTCCCGCAGCGCGGCACGCTCCTCTTCAGCAAGATCACCGTGGCCGGGGTGCTGGCCCTCCTGGTCGGCCTGCTCACCAGCTTCGTCTCGTTCTTCCTCTGCCAGGCCCTGCTGGGCGACCGGGGAACGACCCTCGGCGAGGAGAACGTGCTGCGCGCGGTGGTCGGCGCCGGCCTCTACATGGGGCTGATCGCCATCTTCTCCATGGGCGTCACGGCGATGCTGCGCAGCTCCATGCTGTCGATGGGCATCCTGATCCCGTTCTTCCTGCTGATCTCCAGCATCCTGACCGCGGTGCCGTACGCCAAGGACGTCATCCGGTACTTCCCCGACCAGGCCGGGTCGAAGATCATGCAGGTCGTCCCCGAGGCGATGGGCAGCGACCCGGCGCCCTACGGGCCGTGGGGCGGGCTCGGGATCATGGTCGCGTGGGTGGCGGCCGCGGTGATCGGCGGCTACCTGGTCCTGAAGAACCGGGACGCGTGA
- a CDS encoding multidrug ABC transporter ATP-binding protein, which yields MIELEGLTKRFGSKVAVDHLTCQVRPGMVTGFLGPNGAGKSTTMRMMLDLDNPTSGTVRIDGKPYHELQEPLKYIGALLDAKSMNGGRSAYNNLLCLAQSNRIPSSRVDEVLETVGLSAVAKKKSKGFSLGMGQRLGIASALLGDPEILMFDEPVNGLDPEGIHWIRNLMKALAAEGRTIFVSSHLMSEMALTADHLIVIGQGRLLADTSMADFIQENSRSYVRLRSPQQEQLRDALSQGGFTAVEADGGVLEIDGATTEELGELAARHQVVLHELSAQRASLEEAFMQMTASSVEYHAHSGPGGAPPPPVAGAAWGEGWDQPGGTGGTASPASGDGTASADGTAGTSNTSGTANEGA from the coding sequence ATGATCGAGCTCGAGGGACTGACCAAGCGATTCGGCAGCAAGGTTGCCGTCGACCATCTGACGTGCCAGGTCAGACCCGGCATGGTGACCGGTTTCCTGGGCCCCAACGGGGCGGGCAAGTCCACCACCATGCGGATGATGCTCGATCTGGACAACCCCACCAGCGGTACGGTGCGGATCGACGGCAAGCCGTACCACGAACTCCAGGAACCGCTGAAGTACATCGGGGCGCTGCTCGACGCCAAGTCGATGAACGGCGGCCGGAGCGCGTACAACAACCTGCTCTGTCTGGCGCAGAGCAACCGCATCCCGAGCAGCCGGGTCGACGAGGTCCTCGAAACCGTCGGTCTGAGCGCGGTCGCGAAGAAGAAGTCCAAGGGCTTCTCCCTCGGCATGGGCCAGCGCCTCGGCATCGCCTCCGCCCTGCTGGGCGACCCCGAGATCCTGATGTTCGACGAACCGGTCAACGGCCTGGACCCCGAGGGCATCCACTGGATTCGCAACCTGATGAAGGCGCTCGCCGCCGAGGGCCGGACCATCTTCGTCTCGTCCCACCTGATGAGCGAGATGGCGCTGACGGCGGACCATCTGATCGTGATCGGCCAGGGCAGGCTGCTCGCCGACACCTCGATGGCGGACTTCATCCAGGAGAACTCCCGCAGTTACGTACGGCTGCGCTCACCGCAGCAGGAGCAGCTGCGCGACGCCCTGAGCCAGGGGGGCTTCACCGCCGTCGAGGCGGACGGCGGCGTCCTGGAGATCGACGGCGCCACCACCGAGGAGCTCGGTGAACTGGCGGCCCGTCACCAGGTCGTGCTGCACGAGCTGAGCGCGCAGCGGGCCTCCCTGGAAGAGGCGTTCATGCAGATGACCGCATCCTCCGTGGAGTACCACGCCCATTCCGGACCGGGCGGGGCACCACCGCCCCCGGTGGCGGGGGCGGCCTGGGGCGAGGGCTGGGACCAGCCCGGAGGCACCGGAGGCACCGCCTCCCCCGCGTCCGGCGACGGCACCGCGTCCGCCGACGGCACCGCAGGCACCTCCAACACCTCCGGCACCGCGAACGAGGGGGCGTGA
- a CDS encoding cellulose-binding protein: MSDPSSPFGFELVRRGYDRGQVDDRITKLVADRDSALARITSLEKRIEELHLETQNAQAQVNDAEPSYAGLGARVEKILRLAEEEAKDLREEARRAAEQHRELAESAAQQVRNDAESFAAERKAKAEDEGVRIVEKAQGEANTLRSDAQKDAQQKREEADALFEETRAKAAQAAADFETNLAKRREQSERDLASRQAKAEKRLAEIEHRAEQLRLEAEKLRTDAERRARQTVETAQRQAEDIVADANAKADRIRSESERELAALTNRRDSINAQLTNVREMLATLTGAAVAAAGSPVDDEPAQRGVPAQQTR, translated from the coding sequence ATGAGTGACCCTTCCTCCCCCTTCGGCTTCGAGCTCGTGCGACGTGGTTACGACCGCGGTCAGGTGGACGACCGCATTACCAAGCTCGTCGCCGACCGTGACAGCGCCCTGGCCCGCATCACGTCCCTGGAAAAGCGCATCGAGGAGCTGCACCTCGAGACGCAGAACGCCCAGGCCCAGGTGAACGACGCCGAGCCGTCGTACGCCGGGCTCGGTGCCCGTGTCGAGAAGATCCTCCGCCTCGCCGAGGAGGAGGCCAAGGACCTGCGTGAGGAGGCCCGTCGGGCCGCCGAGCAGCACCGCGAGCTGGCCGAGTCGGCCGCCCAGCAGGTGCGCAACGACGCGGAGTCCTTCGCCGCCGAGCGCAAGGCGAAGGCCGAGGACGAGGGCGTCCGCATCGTCGAGAAGGCCCAGGGCGAGGCGAACACCCTCCGCAGCGACGCCCAGAAGGACGCGCAGCAGAAGCGCGAGGAGGCCGACGCCCTCTTCGAGGAGACCCGCGCCAAGGCCGCCCAGGCCGCCGCCGACTTCGAGACGAACCTCGCCAAGCGGCGCGAGCAGTCGGAGCGCGACCTCGCGTCCCGTCAGGCCAAGGCCGAGAAGCGCCTCGCCGAGATCGAGCACCGCGCCGAGCAGCTCCGTCTGGAGGCCGAGAAGCTCCGCACGGACGCCGAGCGCCGTGCCCGTCAGACGGTGGAGACCGCGCAGCGCCAGGCCGAGGACATCGTGGCCGACGCCAACGCCAAGGCCGACCGCATCCGCAGCGAATCGGAGCGCGAGCTGGCGGCGCTCACCAACCGCCGCGACTCGATCAACGCGCAGCTGACCAACGTCCGCGAGATGCTGGCCACGCTGACCGGTGCCGCGGTGGCCGCCGCCGGGTCCCCGGTGGACGACGAGCCCGCCCAGCGCGGTGTTCCGGCCCAGCAGACCCGCTGA
- a CDS encoding methylmalonyl-CoA epimerase has translation MLTRIDHIGIACFDLDRTVEFYRATYGFEVFHSEINEEQGVREAMLKINGTSDGGASYLQLLEPTREDSAVGKWLAKNGEGVHHIAFGTEDVDGDAADIREKGVRVLYDEPRTGSMGSRITFLHPKDCHGVLTELVTSNPEH, from the coding sequence ATGCTGACGCGCATCGACCACATCGGAATCGCCTGCTTCGACCTGGACAGGACGGTGGAGTTCTACCGTGCCACGTACGGATTCGAGGTGTTCCACAGCGAGATCAACGAGGAGCAGGGCGTCCGGGAGGCCATGCTCAAGATCAACGGGACCTCGGACGGCGGGGCGTCCTACCTCCAGCTCCTGGAGCCCACCCGGGAGGACTCCGCCGTGGGCAAGTGGCTGGCAAAGAACGGGGAAGGCGTCCACCACATCGCCTTCGGTACAGAAGACGTCGACGGGGACGCCGCGGACATCCGCGAGAAGGGCGTCCGTGTGCTGTACGACGAGCCCAGGACGGGGTCGATGGGGTCCCGGATCACGTTCCTGCACCCCAAGGACTGCCACGGCGTCCTCACCGAACTGGTCACGAGCAACCCGGAGCACTGA
- a CDS encoding acetyl-CoA acetyltransferase (Catalyzes the synthesis of acetoacetyl coenzyme A from two molecules of acetyl coenzyme A. It can also act as a thiolase, catalyzing the reverse reaction and generating two-carbon units from the four-carbon product of fatty acid oxidation): MPATTGTTTSVIVAGARTPMGRLLGSLKSFSGADLGGVAIKAALDRAGIGGDQVQYVIMGQVLQAGAGQIPARQAAVKAGIPMNVPALTINKVCLSGLDAIALADQLIRAGEFDVVVAGGQESMTNAPHLLPKSREGYRYGAIEMLDSMAYDGLTDAYENIPMGESTEKHNGRLGLDRAAQDEIGALSHQRAAAAQKNGVFEAEITPVEIPQRKGEPVLFAQDEGIRPETTVESLGKLRPAFAKDGTITAGTSSQISDGAAAVVVMSKAKAQELGLDWIAEIGAHGNVAGPDNSLQSQPSNAIRHALKKDGLTVDDLDLIEINEAFAAVAVQSMKDLGVTPDKVNVNGGAIALGHPIGMSGARVVLHLALELKRRGGGTGAAALCGGGGQGDALIIRVPGK, from the coding sequence ATGCCAGCAACGACCGGTACCACCACCTCAGTGATCGTCGCGGGCGCCCGGACGCCCATGGGCCGTCTCCTCGGCTCGCTCAAGAGCTTCTCCGGGGCCGACCTCGGCGGGGTCGCGATCAAGGCGGCCCTGGACCGGGCCGGCATCGGCGGCGACCAGGTGCAGTACGTGATCATGGGCCAGGTGCTCCAGGCCGGCGCGGGCCAGATCCCCGCCCGCCAGGCCGCCGTCAAGGCGGGCATCCCGATGAACGTGCCCGCGCTCACCATCAACAAGGTCTGTCTCTCCGGGCTCGACGCCATCGCGCTGGCCGACCAGCTCATCCGTGCCGGGGAGTTCGACGTTGTGGTCGCGGGCGGCCAGGAGTCCATGACCAACGCCCCGCACCTGCTCCCCAAGTCCCGCGAGGGGTACAGGTACGGCGCGATCGAGATGCTCGACTCGATGGCGTACGACGGTCTCACCGACGCGTACGAGAACATCCCGATGGGCGAGTCCACCGAGAAGCACAACGGCCGCCTCGGCCTGGACCGCGCCGCCCAGGACGAGATCGGCGCCCTCTCCCACCAGCGGGCCGCCGCCGCGCAGAAGAACGGCGTCTTCGAGGCCGAGATCACCCCGGTCGAGATCCCGCAGCGCAAGGGCGAGCCGGTGCTCTTCGCCCAGGACGAGGGCATCCGCCCCGAGACCACGGTCGAGTCGCTCGGCAAGCTGCGCCCCGCCTTCGCCAAGGACGGCACGATCACCGCGGGCACCTCCTCGCAGATCTCCGACGGCGCCGCCGCCGTCGTCGTCATGAGCAAGGCCAAGGCGCAGGAGCTGGGCCTCGACTGGATCGCCGAGATCGGCGCCCACGGAAACGTCGCGGGCCCCGACAACTCCCTCCAGTCGCAGCCCTCCAACGCGATCCGGCACGCGCTGAAGAAGGACGGCCTGACCGTCGACGACCTCGACCTGATCGAGATCAACGAGGCGTTCGCCGCCGTCGCCGTCCAGTCCATGAAGGACCTGGGCGTCACTCCGGACAAGGTCAACGTCAACGGCGGCGCCATCGCGCTCGGCCACCCCATCGGCATGTCCGGCGCCCGGGTCGTCCTGCACCTGGCCCTGGAGCTGAAGCGGCGCGGCGGCGGCACGGGCGCGGCGGCGCTGTGCGGGGGCGGCGGCCAGGGCGACGCGTTGATCATCCGCGTCCCGGGCAAGTAA
- a CDS encoding methylmalonyl Co-A mutase-associated GTPase MeaB codes for MDVDVPTLVEQARAGRPRAVARLISLVEGASPQLREVMAALAPLAGHAYVVGLTGSPGVGKSTSTSALVSAYRRAGKRVGVLAVDPSSPFSGGALLGDRVRMSDHASDPGVYIRSMATRGHLGGLAWSAPQAIRVLDAAGCDVVLVETVGVGQSEVEIASQADTSVVLLAPGMGDGIQAAKAGILEIGDVYVVNKADRDGADATARELNHMLGLGESRAPGDWRPPIVKTVAARGEGIDEVVEALEKHRAWMEEHGVLAARRTARASHEVETIAVTALRERIADLRGDRRLNALAERIVAGSLDPYAAADELVAGLTGER; via the coding sequence GTGGACGTGGACGTCCCCACGCTGGTCGAGCAGGCGCGAGCAGGCAGGCCGCGTGCGGTGGCCCGGCTGATCTCGCTGGTGGAGGGGGCGTCCCCGCAGCTGCGCGAGGTGATGGCGGCACTGGCCCCGCTGGCGGGCCACGCCTACGTCGTCGGGCTCACGGGCTCGCCGGGCGTCGGCAAGTCCACCTCCACGTCCGCTCTGGTCTCCGCCTACCGCCGGGCGGGCAAGCGGGTCGGCGTCCTCGCCGTCGACCCGTCCTCCCCGTTCTCCGGCGGCGCCCTGCTCGGCGACCGGGTCCGGATGTCGGACCACGCGTCCGACCCCGGCGTCTACATCCGCTCCATGGCCACCCGGGGCCACCTGGGCGGCCTCGCCTGGTCGGCCCCGCAGGCGATCCGGGTCCTGGACGCGGCGGGCTGCGACGTGGTCCTGGTCGAGACGGTGGGCGTCGGCCAGTCCGAGGTGGAGATCGCCTCCCAGGCCGACACCTCCGTGGTGCTGCTCGCCCCCGGCATGGGCGACGGCATCCAGGCGGCCAAGGCCGGAATCCTGGAGATCGGCGATGTGTACGTGGTCAACAAGGCCGACCGCGACGGCGCCGACGCCACCGCCCGCGAGCTGAACCACATGCTGGGCCTCGGAGAGTCCCGCGCCCCCGGCGACTGGCGCCCCCCGATCGTGAAGACGGTCGCGGCCCGGGGCGAGGGCATCGACGAGGTGGTCGAGGCGCTGGAGAAGCACCGCGCCTGGATGGAGGAGCACGGCGTCCTCGCCGCCCGCCGTACGGCCCGCGCCTCCCACGAGGTCGAGACGATCGCCGTCACGGCCCTCCGCGAACGCATCGCCGACCTGCGCGGCGACCGCCGCCTGAACGCCCTGGCGGAGCGGATCGTGGCGGGGAGCCTGGACCCGTACGCGGCGGCCGATGAGCTGGTGGCGGGGCTGACGGGGGAGAGGTGA
- a CDS encoding peptidase M4, with protein sequence MKRNVTIAAVTAAVLIGGTAAATVAFADGDDRRPATTTQQPTTTGKDTDDRNDDRDDDRSPATGTTTVTLDRAVAAALKSVPGTVTEAELDDDDDDRDGRTVWELDVYGSDKVWHDVTVDATTGKVLKTRQDDDNDDRDRHAPRSSAVTLNAAADAALKTAPGRITSIDLDDDDDDDDNGRRGSVLRWDVDITGKDGKQHELKVDAKTGKVTVDRDDDGDDDRDDDRDGDDD encoded by the coding sequence ATGAAGCGCAACGTCACCATCGCCGCCGTCACCGCGGCCGTCCTGATCGGCGGCACGGCCGCCGCCACCGTCGCCTTCGCGGACGGCGACGACCGCCGCCCGGCCACGACGACGCAGCAGCCGACGACGACCGGCAAGGACACGGACGACCGGAACGACGACCGGGACGACGACCGCTCCCCCGCCACCGGGACCACCACCGTCACGCTGGACCGGGCGGTGGCGGCGGCGCTGAAGAGCGTCCCGGGCACGGTCACCGAGGCCGAGCTGGACGACGACGATGACGACCGCGACGGCCGTACGGTCTGGGAGCTCGACGTGTACGGCTCCGACAAGGTCTGGCACGACGTGACGGTGGACGCCACCACCGGCAAGGTCCTGAAGACCCGCCAGGACGACGACAACGACGACCGCGACCGCCACGCGCCCCGCTCGTCCGCCGTCACCCTGAACGCGGCGGCGGACGCGGCGCTGAAGACCGCGCCGGGCCGCATCACGTCGATCGACCTGGACGACGACGATGACGATGACGACAACGGCCGCCGGGGCAGTGTCCTGCGCTGGGACGTCGACATCACCGGCAAGGACGGCAAGCAGCACGAGCTGAAGGTCGACGCCAAGACCGGCAAGGTCACGGTGGACCGCGACGACGACGGTGACGACGACCGGGACGACGACCGCGACGGCGACGACGACTGA
- a CDS encoding DNA-binding response regulator, giving the protein MRLLIVEDEKRLAVSLARGLTAEGFAVDVVHDGLEGLHRAGEGGYDLVILDIMLPGMNGYRVCAALRAAGHEVPILMLTAKDGEYDEAEGLDTGADDYLTKPFSYVVLVARVRALLRRRGAGTAAPVLTVGTLRIDTAARRVHRGEDEYALTAKEFAVLEQLALRAGQVVSKAEILEHVWDFAYDGDPNIVEVYISTLRRKLGAASIRTVRGAGYRLEAG; this is encoded by the coding sequence ATGCGCCTGTTGATCGTGGAGGACGAGAAGCGTCTCGCGGTGTCCCTCGCCCGGGGACTGACCGCCGAGGGCTTCGCCGTGGATGTCGTGCACGACGGGCTCGAAGGGCTCCACCGGGCGGGTGAGGGCGGCTACGACCTGGTGATCCTCGACATCATGCTGCCCGGCATGAACGGCTACCGGGTCTGCGCCGCCCTCCGCGCCGCCGGGCACGAGGTGCCGATCCTCATGCTGACCGCCAAGGACGGCGAGTACGACGAGGCCGAGGGGCTCGACACCGGCGCGGACGACTACCTGACCAAGCCCTTCAGCTACGTCGTCCTGGTCGCCCGGGTCCGCGCCCTGCTGCGCCGACGCGGCGCCGGGACCGCCGCGCCCGTGCTGACCGTCGGCACCCTCCGGATCGACACCGCCGCCCGCCGCGTCCACCGGGGCGAGGACGAATACGCGCTCACCGCCAAGGAGTTCGCGGTCCTGGAGCAACTCGCCCTGCGCGCCGGGCAGGTGGTCAGCAAGGCGGAGATCCTGGAGCACGTCTGGGACTTCGCCTACGACGGCGACCCGAACATCGTGGAGGTCTACATCTCCACCCTGCGCCGCAAGTTGGGCGCCGCTTCCATCCGTACGGTGCGTGGCGCAGGCTACCGGCTGGAGGCGGGATGA